One part of the Clostridium thermosuccinogenes genome encodes these proteins:
- a CDS encoding MerR family transcriptional regulator — MEYTVQKLGKMAGISTRTLRYYDEIGILKPARINSSGYRIYGQSEVDRLQQILFYRELGVSLDSIKDIMSSPSFDSLAALKEHREKLLEKRKQLDALIANVEKTIAASEGRIIMSDMEKFEGFKQKLLDENEKKYGKEIREKYGEEQVAKSYEKFKNMTQEQYEEVQKLGEDVMTTLKEAFKTGDPAGELAQKAADLHRQWLCYFWPNYTKEAHAGVAQMYVDDERFTQYYDKEQPGLAKFLRDAVLIYTGMNK; from the coding sequence ATGGAATACACGGTGCAAAAACTGGGAAAGATGGCAGGTATCAGTACCAGAACACTGCGGTATTATGATGAAATTGGGATTCTAAAGCCGGCTAGGATCAATTCTTCAGGATATCGCATATACGGACAGTCGGAGGTCGACCGGTTGCAGCAGATACTGTTTTACAGGGAGCTGGGGGTAAGCCTTGACAGCATAAAGGATATCATGTCCTCGCCGTCCTTCGACAGTTTGGCTGCACTGAAGGAACACCGTGAAAAGCTTCTTGAAAAACGTAAGCAACTGGATGCGCTGATTGCCAATGTAGAAAAAACAATAGCTGCATCGGAAGGGAGGATTATTATGAGCGATATGGAAAAATTCGAAGGTTTTAAGCAAAAGCTGTTGGATGAAAATGAAAAGAAATACGGAAAAGAGATAAGGGAAAAATACGGTGAAGAGCAAGTGGCCAAATCTTACGAAAAGTTTAAAAATATGACCCAGGAGCAATACGAAGAAGTTCAGAAATTAGGTGAAGACGTGATGACTACATTAAAAGAGGCCTTTAAAACCGGCGATCCGGCCGGGGAACTGGCACAAAAAGCTGCGGATCTTCACCGCCAGTGGTTATGCTATTTTTGGCCAAATTACACTAAAGAGGCTCATGCAGGCGTTGCTCAGATGTATGTGGATGATGAGAGGTTTACACAGTACTATGATAAAGAGCAGCCTGGACTGGCTAAATTTTTAAGGGATGCTGTTTTAATATATACCGGTATGAATAAATAA